The sequence AGCGGCAGGTTGGGCAGGAAGCGGCCCTCCCAGCGGGAGCCGCGCCCGGTGCGCGCGGGGTACACGGTCTCCTGGGCGCTGATCATGTGGCCCAGGCGGGTGTTCACCTCGTCGATCTCCAGGAGATCGGCGACGAGGTCGCGCAGGGGGTCGAGCGCGGGGTCCGGCCGCATCAGGGCGAGCTGGGCCCGGGTGTTGTCGATGACGCGCCGGCCGGCGGGCCGGCGTTCGGCGTCGTAGGTGTCGAGCAGGTCCTTGCCCGCGGTGCCCGCGAGGGTGTGCGCGAGTTTCCAGGACAGGTTGAGGGCGTCCTGCAGCCCCAGATTGAGGCCCTGCCCGCCCACGGCGAAGTGGATGTGGGCGGCGTCGCCGGCGAGGAACACCCGGCCCTGTCGGTAGGTGCGCACCAGGCGGGCGAAGTCGCTGAAGCGGGAAAGGTGGCGAGGGTCGGCCATGGGTACGGGGTGGCCGATGACGCGTTCGGCCTCTTGGCGCAGTTCGTCGAGGGTGAGCGGGGAGTGCCGGTCGGGGTGGGGGCCCCGGAAGTCGATCGTGATGAACCGGCTGTGTCCGTACGGGTCGACGCCCGCGATGGTCCAGCCGCGCGGGGTGCGGTGCCAGCCGTAGGGCACGCTGTCCGGGTCGGTCAGCCGCACCAGGCCGAGCCCGGCGGACACGGTGGCCGGGTGGGTGTCCGCGGCGAAGCCGAGCCGCTCGCGCACCGTGCTGCGGGCGCCGTCGGCGCCGACGACGTACTCGGCGGTGAACCGCCTTTCGCCGTCCGGCCCCTGGGCACTGACGTGGACGGCGTCGGGCCCCTGGACGATGTCGGTCACCCGGTGTCCGCGCAGCACCTCGACGCCCCGTTCGCGGGCCCGGAGCTCGAAGTACCGTTCCAGTTCGGCCTGGGAGCGGCCGAGCACGGGGCGGGGTTCGGTGGCGGGGGCGGTGATGACGAGTCCCGGGGCACCCGCGAAGTGGAACCCTTCGGCACGGCCGCGCCCCAGCAGGTCCTCGGTCGCGACGGGCACGGGCAGATGACCGCGCCGGGCCAGACCCTGCGCGGTGCGGGCGTGCAGGGTGCCGGCCTTGGGCCGGTCGACGGTCCGCGGTTCGGCTTCGAGTACGACGGTGCGGACGCCGTGGTGCCCGAGCTCGGCGGCGACGAGCATCCCGACGGGCCCGCCCCCGACGACCAGGACCTGGGTGTGCTTCACGCGGTCCTCCTGGGGGAGCCGCCGCGCAGCAGGGCGGTGGTCACGGCGCACAGCCCGGCGGGGACCGTGAGGAGCGCGGCGGCCAGGGTCGCGGTGCGCCCCGACCGGCCCGGCCGCCCCGGTGGCTCTTGCGGTCGTAAGGGTGGCGCGGCCGACGGTGTGGTCTGCGTACTCATGGCACAACTCCCGGCTCGGCCCGGCCCGCTGACGGCCAGGTTCGGTTTTGATCGAACCTTAAGCTGACACAGGGGCGAGGTATGGTGCAAGCCGTACCTATGGGAGGAGGGCGCGATGCCCGACGAGGACGGCCACCCCTCGCCGGAGGAGATGAGCCTGCCGGCCGTGCTGAACGCGCTCTCCGATCCCCTGCGTTACGCCGTCGTGCGCGAGTTGCTGGGGGAACCGGTGGGCACGGAGCGCACCTGCGCCTCCTTCGACCTGCCGGTCTCGAAGTCGACGACCACCCACCACTTCCGGATCCTGCGCGAGGCGGGTCTGGTGCGGCAGGTGGACCGCGGCAACAGCCGGGCGGCCACGCTGCGCCGCGCGGACCTGGACCTGCGCTTCCCCGGCCTGCTCGACCTGATCGCCGCCGACGGCTTAACGCAGGTCAGACGACGGCCGGCCGGCAGCTGAGGCAGCCCCGGAAACCGGCGGCGGAGGCTTCGTCGGCCGAGGTGAAGGGCACCTCGTGGCGGGCGGTGATGCGGCGCGCGTGCGCGCAGGTCGGGTAGCAGAAGATCCGCGTGGTGCCGCTGCCCAGGAACCGGGCGCCCGCGCGGACGAACCGTTCCACGCGCTCGGCGTCCACGCCCTCCCAGTCCCGCAGCCGCCGTTCGAAGGCGGCCGGCAGCCCGCAGTCCGCCGGGAGCCCGTCGTCCGTGCACAGCCGGTGCGCCGGTACGAGCACGGGGACCGGGTTGGCCCGGACCGCCGCCACCACCGCCTCGGGCGCCAGATCCGGCATCCCCGCCTCACGGGCCAGCCAGGCCGCCGGACGGAGCTGCCCGAACGGGACGGCGCGGGTGGCCCGCAGGACGGCGCGCTGTTCTTCGGGGAGCGGCCCGAACTCGTAGCGCAGGGTCCGGTCCCGGCCGCGCAGGGCCCGCGCCAGCCCCGGCGGGGGCTTGACCCCGGAGAGCGCGGACCGGTGGGTCCGGGCCCGGTAGGCGTCCTCGAACGCCCGGTCGTCGGCGTACCAGTCCGTGGCGGCCGCGCCGGTCACCGCGCCCCGCCCGTGGGCGACGTAGAGGGTGCCGACCGGGGACTCGGCCCGCACGTAGCAGTCGTAGCGATGTGCCGGAACGCCGACGCGGTCCAGCACGCGGGCCGCGAACCCCGCCGGTGCCGCCTCGCGCAACGTGTCCAACTCGTCCGGCAGTCTCATCCCGTCGCCTCCTTCCTTTCCGTCCGGGCCGGTTCGTGTGCCGTTTTCGCCGTCTTCGCCTCGGCGGCTCCGTACGCGCCGCGGTCGGGGGCCAGGCCGGGCTCCGCGCGCAGGGCGGCGAGCCCCCGCGACACCTGGGCCTTCACCGTGCCGACCGGGCAGTCCAGGATCCCGGCCACCTCCTGGTAGCTCAGCTCGCCGATGTGCCGCAGCACCACGGGCAGCCGGTGGTGGTCCGGCAGCCGGGACAGCGCGGCCACCAGTCGGGCCCGGCGCGCGCCGTCGAGCGCGAGCTGTTCCGGCCCGGGGCAACCGTCCGGGATCTCGATGGTCGTCACCTCGATACCGTCGGCGACGCCGGGCCGGCGGCTCAGGGTGCGGACGTGGTTGCGCCATACGTTCGCCGCGATGGTCAGCAGCCAGGCGCGCGGCTGGAGCTGCCCGCGGCGCTCGGGCGGGTACCCGCGCAACGCGGAGTAGGCGCGCAGGAACGTTTCCTGACCCAGGTCGTCGGCGTCCCGCGCGGAGCCGGAGAGACGCAGCAGGACAGCGCGCACGGTGCCGGCCTGGGTACGTACGAGTTCGGTGAACCCGTCGTCCAGGTCGGTCGCGAGCAGTTCCGTCAGCGGGAGAGTCGTCTCGTCCATCCTCCTTGTGAACACCGGGCCGCCCGCGAACGTTGCAGTCGGCGCCGAAATTCTTTTGCTTTGCCTGTCATTCGCATTCGCTGTGATATCCCGTTCCCTTTATGTCATCCGGATATCGGGCGGGCTCGGCTGCGATCTTCCCGGGCGTGCCGGAGATCTTGTCCGAGCGAGATCATGGAGTACTGCCTATTTCTCGCCACCTGGCCGATATTCGCGGGAATCCCGAAGTCGGAGGTACAAGGGGTGCGATGTGACCGGTTCGGAACAAAAGGGGGCGAGCCCCTTGACCAGGGGTCGCACCGCGAAGCTAGAGTTGCGAACGAGTTGTGGGCGCACAGCCGGGTCGCTCACGGTCCGGGTTGCTCAAGATCCGGTGAGGTCTCGGGGGAGGCGTGGTGGCGACCGTTCTGCGCACAGCAATGGAAAAACGATTCACCAGACGTTGCCTTCCCGCCTCGCTTTCGTCCGTACCCGCATTCCCGGCATGATGGGGAACCGCGTCCGCGGCACGGCGCCCGCGGACGAAGACTTAGGCGGCGGCAGTTGGTCCTTCGGTGAACGGCTCCTCTCGTTCCGGGGACGCGAAGGACTGACGCAGCGCGAGCTGGCGGAACGCGCCGGGGTGAGCGTGCGGGTCCTGCGGGACATCGAGCACGGCCGGGTCCACCGGCCCCAGACGCGGACCGTACGGCTCCTGGCCCGGGTGCTGGGCCTCGACGCGGACACCGCACGGCAGCTGGCGCCGCCCGCGCGTGAGGCCGTACGACCGGGGAACGAGCGGCTCCACATCGGCATCCTCGGTCCGCTGTCCGTCCGGTACCGCGGCGTCGAGACCCACGTCCACGCGGCCAAGGTGCGACGTCTGCTCGCCCTGCTCGCCGTGCGGTACCCCGAAGCGGCCGGCCTGGGGGAGATCACCCACGCGCTGTGGCCGAAGGACCCGCCGCGCTCGTACCAGAACCTGGTGCACACCTACGTCAGCCAGGCACGCCGGGTGCTGCTGCTCCCCGGTGACGAGGCGCAGGCACCGGCCCCCTCGTTCCTGGCCCGCACCCACACGGGCTACGTGCTGGAACTGGAGCGCGACCAGGTCGACCTGACCCAGTTCCAGGACCTGTGGGCCCGGGCCCGGCAGGCGCACGGGGCCGGTGACGCGGAGGCGGCCCACGAACTGGCCGAACGCGCCTACGGCTGCTGGCGCGGCCCGCTCCTGGCCGGCGAACCGCTGCTGCCGCACCATCCCGCGGCCATGGCGGCCGCCCGGCAGCGGGTGGAGAGCC comes from Streptomyces virginiae and encodes:
- a CDS encoding FAD-dependent monooxygenase, which gives rise to MKHTQVLVVGGGPVGMLVAAELGHHGVRTVVLEAEPRTVDRPKAGTLHARTAQGLARRGHLPVPVATEDLLGRGRAEGFHFAGAPGLVITAPATEPRPVLGRSQAELERYFELRARERGVEVLRGHRVTDIVQGPDAVHVSAQGPDGERRFTAEYVVGADGARSTVRERLGFAADTHPATVSAGLGLVRLTDPDSVPYGWHRTPRGWTIAGVDPYGHSRFITIDFRGPHPDRHSPLTLDELRQEAERVIGHPVPMADPRHLSRFSDFARLVRTYRQGRVFLAGDAAHIHFAVGGQGLNLGLQDALNLSWKLAHTLAGTAGKDLLDTYDAERRPAGRRVIDNTRAQLALMRPDPALDPLRDLVADLLEIDEVNTRLGHMISAQETVYPARTGRGSRWEGRFLPNLPLTTAAGPTDLTRLLLPGRPVLLLLGETGRAHGEQAAAWAHAVRTVSATPARPLPWDAVLVRPDGYIAWASDGGSLTGALGDWFGEPRRRT
- a CDS encoding ArsR/SmtB family transcription factor, which produces MPDEDGHPSPEEMSLPAVLNALSDPLRYAVVRELLGEPVGTERTCASFDLPVSKSTTTHHFRILREAGLVRQVDRGNSRAATLRRADLDLRFPGLLDLIAADGLTQVRRRPAGS
- a CDS encoding MGMT family protein; protein product: MRLPDELDTLREAAPAGFAARVLDRVGVPAHRYDCYVRAESPVGTLYVAHGRGAVTGAAATDWYADDRAFEDAYRARTHRSALSGVKPPPGLARALRGRDRTLRYEFGPLPEEQRAVLRATRAVPFGQLRPAAWLAREAGMPDLAPEAVVAAVRANPVPVLVPAHRLCTDDGLPADCGLPAAFERRLRDWEGVDAERVERFVRAGARFLGSGTTRIFCYPTCAHARRITARHEVPFTSADEASAAGFRGCLSCRPAVV
- a CDS encoding RNA polymerase sigma factor, coding for MDETTLPLTELLATDLDDGFTELVRTQAGTVRAVLLRLSGSARDADDLGQETFLRAYSALRGYPPERRGQLQPRAWLLTIAANVWRNHVRTLSRRPGVADGIEVTTIEIPDGCPGPEQLALDGARRARLVAALSRLPDHHRLPVVLRHIGELSYQEVAGILDCPVGTVKAQVSRGLAALRAEPGLAPDRGAYGAAEAKTAKTAHEPARTERKEATG